In one Silene latifolia isolate original U9 population chromosome 10, ASM4854445v1, whole genome shotgun sequence genomic region, the following are encoded:
- the LOC141604928 gene encoding WAT1-related protein At3g30340-like isoform X3, whose amino-acid sequence MIPCKKKDMPCFPSHSIFPIRKSGSKLTTPILFHLFFSALMGATLTQYLFLIGIQYTSAAYSTAFINMTPVFTFLLALPLRQENVNLRSKSGIAKVSGSLICVGGTLLLIFYRGFPLNHTHHGNSSSNAAEVDRPQNWILGSIFLIISIFIWAAWFLLQARIVREYPCKYRSTTLMSAFGAVQSAILCFAINRDLGLWILRGKLQIFTVFFAGIFGSGLCYVGISWCVEQRGPVFTAAFSPFIQIFVMIMDLTFFHEQIYFGSVIGSIVVVCGLYILLWGKINGTEANKAPATSILPTGDATQATSNSRCNC is encoded by the exons ATGATTCCATGCAAAAAGAAGGACATGCCTTGTTTCCCATCACACTCTATTTTCCCAATTCG GAAAAGCGGCTCGAAGCTCACTACACCAATCCTGTTCCACCTCTTCTTCAGTGCTTTAATGGG GGCAACACTTACTCAGTACTTATTTCTCATCGGGATCCAGTATACGTCTGCTGCGTATTCAACTGCCTTTATCAATATGACTCCTGTGTTCACTTTCCTTCTTGCTTTACCACTCAG GCAGGAGAACGTCAACCTACGAAGCAAAAGTGGGATAGCTAAAGTCTCAGGCTCACTAATTTGTGTTGGTGGAACTTTACTGCTGATATTCTACAGAGGATTTCCACTGAACCATACGCACCATGGTAATAGCTCAAGTAATGCTGCTGAAGTTGACAGACCGCAAAATTGGATTCTTGGATCAATTTTCCTAATAATAAGCATATTTATTTGGGCTGCATGGTTTCTTTTACAAGCAAGAATTGTCAGGGAATATCCATGCAAATACAGAAGCACAACTCTGATGTCTGCTTTTGGTGCTGTTCAGTCTGCTATTCTTTGTTTCGCCATCAACAGAGATCTCGGCTTGTGGATTCTCAGAGGGAAACTGCAGATTTTTACTGTATTTTTTGCT GGAATATTTGGATCAGGACTTTGTTATGTTGGGATATCATGGTGTGTTGAACAAAGGGGCCCTGTCTTCACTGCAGCATTTAGCCCTTTCATACAGATTTTTGTGATGATAATGGATTTAACCTTCTTTCATGAACAAATCTATTTTGGAAG TGTCATAGGGTCCATCGTGGTTGTTTGCGGTCTATATATTCTTCTATGGGGTAAAATCAATGGAACGGAGGCGAATAAGGCACCTGCAACTTCAATTTTGCCCACAGGAGATGCTACTCAAGCCACTTCCAACTCGAGATGTAATTGTTAG
- the LOC141604928 gene encoding WAT1-related protein At3g30340-like isoform X4 — protein MCVLSQNSCLKKKSGSKLTTPILFHLFFSALMGATLTQYLFLIGIQYTSAAYSTAFINMTPVFTFLLALPLRQENVNLRSKSGIAKVSGSLICVGGTLLLIFYRGFPLNHTHHGNSSSNAAEVDRPQNWILGSIFLIISIFIWAAWFLLQARIVREYPCKYRSTTLMSAFGAVQSAILCFAINRDLGLWILRGKLQIFTVFFAGIFGSGLCYVGISWCVEQRGPVFTAAFSPFIQIFVMIMDLTFFHEQIYFGSVIGSIVVVCGLYILLWGKINGTEANKAPATSILPTGDATQATSNSRCNC, from the exons ATGTGTGTGTTAAGCCAAAATTCTTGCTTAAAAAA GAAAAGCGGCTCGAAGCTCACTACACCAATCCTGTTCCACCTCTTCTTCAGTGCTTTAATGGG GGCAACACTTACTCAGTACTTATTTCTCATCGGGATCCAGTATACGTCTGCTGCGTATTCAACTGCCTTTATCAATATGACTCCTGTGTTCACTTTCCTTCTTGCTTTACCACTCAG GCAGGAGAACGTCAACCTACGAAGCAAAAGTGGGATAGCTAAAGTCTCAGGCTCACTAATTTGTGTTGGTGGAACTTTACTGCTGATATTCTACAGAGGATTTCCACTGAACCATACGCACCATGGTAATAGCTCAAGTAATGCTGCTGAAGTTGACAGACCGCAAAATTGGATTCTTGGATCAATTTTCCTAATAATAAGCATATTTATTTGGGCTGCATGGTTTCTTTTACAAGCAAGAATTGTCAGGGAATATCCATGCAAATACAGAAGCACAACTCTGATGTCTGCTTTTGGTGCTGTTCAGTCTGCTATTCTTTGTTTCGCCATCAACAGAGATCTCGGCTTGTGGATTCTCAGAGGGAAACTGCAGATTTTTACTGTATTTTTTGCT GGAATATTTGGATCAGGACTTTGTTATGTTGGGATATCATGGTGTGTTGAACAAAGGGGCCCTGTCTTCACTGCAGCATTTAGCCCTTTCATACAGATTTTTGTGATGATAATGGATTTAACCTTCTTTCATGAACAAATCTATTTTGGAAG TGTCATAGGGTCCATCGTGGTTGTTTGCGGTCTATATATTCTTCTATGGGGTAAAATCAATGGAACGGAGGCGAATAAGGCACCTGCAACTTCAATTTTGCCCACAGGAGATGCTACTCAAGCCACTTCCAACTCGAGATGTAATTGTTAG
- the LOC141604928 gene encoding WAT1-related protein At3g30340-like isoform X1 gives MVSGCQKWKPVIVILAVYFVMAVLNILFKKVLNEGDSQLVIVTYRLIIGAFFLMPIAYFCERKSGSKLTTPILFHLFFSALMGATLTQYLFLIGIQYTSAAYSTAFINMTPVFTFLLALPLRQENVNLRSKSGIAKVSGSLICVGGTLLLIFYRGFPLNHTHHGNSSSNAAEVDRPQNWILGSIFLIISIFIWAAWFLLQARIVREYPCKYRSTTLMSAFGAVQSAILCFAINRDLGLWILRGKLQIFTVFFAGIFGSGLCYVGISWCVEQRGPVFTAAFSPFIQIFVMIMDLTFFHEQIYFGSVIGSIVVVCGLYILLWGKINGTEANKAPATSILPTGDATQATSNSRCNC, from the exons ATGGTATCAGGATGTCAGAAATGGAAGCCTGTTATTGTGATTCTGGCTGTTTATTTTGTGATGGCTGTATTAAACATTTTGTTTAAGAAAGTTCTTAATGAGGGAGACAGTCAGTTAGTCATCGTCACGTACCGTTTGATCATTGGTGCATTTTTTCTAATGCCCATTGCCTACTTTTGTGAAAG GAAAAGCGGCTCGAAGCTCACTACACCAATCCTGTTCCACCTCTTCTTCAGTGCTTTAATGGG GGCAACACTTACTCAGTACTTATTTCTCATCGGGATCCAGTATACGTCTGCTGCGTATTCAACTGCCTTTATCAATATGACTCCTGTGTTCACTTTCCTTCTTGCTTTACCACTCAG GCAGGAGAACGTCAACCTACGAAGCAAAAGTGGGATAGCTAAAGTCTCAGGCTCACTAATTTGTGTTGGTGGAACTTTACTGCTGATATTCTACAGAGGATTTCCACTGAACCATACGCACCATGGTAATAGCTCAAGTAATGCTGCTGAAGTTGACAGACCGCAAAATTGGATTCTTGGATCAATTTTCCTAATAATAAGCATATTTATTTGGGCTGCATGGTTTCTTTTACAAGCAAGAATTGTCAGGGAATATCCATGCAAATACAGAAGCACAACTCTGATGTCTGCTTTTGGTGCTGTTCAGTCTGCTATTCTTTGTTTCGCCATCAACAGAGATCTCGGCTTGTGGATTCTCAGAGGGAAACTGCAGATTTTTACTGTATTTTTTGCT GGAATATTTGGATCAGGACTTTGTTATGTTGGGATATCATGGTGTGTTGAACAAAGGGGCCCTGTCTTCACTGCAGCATTTAGCCCTTTCATACAGATTTTTGTGATGATAATGGATTTAACCTTCTTTCATGAACAAATCTATTTTGGAAG TGTCATAGGGTCCATCGTGGTTGTTTGCGGTCTATATATTCTTCTATGGGGTAAAATCAATGGAACGGAGGCGAATAAGGCACCTGCAACTTCAATTTTGCCCACAGGAGATGCTACTCAAGCCACTTCCAACTCGAGATGTAATTGTTAG
- the LOC141604928 gene encoding WAT1-related protein At3g30340-like isoform X2 has protein sequence MAVLNILFKKVLNEGDSQLVIVTYRLIIGAFFLMPIAYFCERKSGSKLTTPILFHLFFSALMGATLTQYLFLIGIQYTSAAYSTAFINMTPVFTFLLALPLRQENVNLRSKSGIAKVSGSLICVGGTLLLIFYRGFPLNHTHHGNSSSNAAEVDRPQNWILGSIFLIISIFIWAAWFLLQARIVREYPCKYRSTTLMSAFGAVQSAILCFAINRDLGLWILRGKLQIFTVFFAGIFGSGLCYVGISWCVEQRGPVFTAAFSPFIQIFVMIMDLTFFHEQIYFGSVIGSIVVVCGLYILLWGKINGTEANKAPATSILPTGDATQATSNSRCNC, from the exons ATGGCTGTATTAAACATTTTGTTTAAGAAAGTTCTTAATGAGGGAGACAGTCAGTTAGTCATCGTCACGTACCGTTTGATCATTGGTGCATTTTTTCTAATGCCCATTGCCTACTTTTGTGAAAG GAAAAGCGGCTCGAAGCTCACTACACCAATCCTGTTCCACCTCTTCTTCAGTGCTTTAATGGG GGCAACACTTACTCAGTACTTATTTCTCATCGGGATCCAGTATACGTCTGCTGCGTATTCAACTGCCTTTATCAATATGACTCCTGTGTTCACTTTCCTTCTTGCTTTACCACTCAG GCAGGAGAACGTCAACCTACGAAGCAAAAGTGGGATAGCTAAAGTCTCAGGCTCACTAATTTGTGTTGGTGGAACTTTACTGCTGATATTCTACAGAGGATTTCCACTGAACCATACGCACCATGGTAATAGCTCAAGTAATGCTGCTGAAGTTGACAGACCGCAAAATTGGATTCTTGGATCAATTTTCCTAATAATAAGCATATTTATTTGGGCTGCATGGTTTCTTTTACAAGCAAGAATTGTCAGGGAATATCCATGCAAATACAGAAGCACAACTCTGATGTCTGCTTTTGGTGCTGTTCAGTCTGCTATTCTTTGTTTCGCCATCAACAGAGATCTCGGCTTGTGGATTCTCAGAGGGAAACTGCAGATTTTTACTGTATTTTTTGCT GGAATATTTGGATCAGGACTTTGTTATGTTGGGATATCATGGTGTGTTGAACAAAGGGGCCCTGTCTTCACTGCAGCATTTAGCCCTTTCATACAGATTTTTGTGATGATAATGGATTTAACCTTCTTTCATGAACAAATCTATTTTGGAAG TGTCATAGGGTCCATCGTGGTTGTTTGCGGTCTATATATTCTTCTATGGGGTAAAATCAATGGAACGGAGGCGAATAAGGCACCTGCAACTTCAATTTTGCCCACAGGAGATGCTACTCAAGCCACTTCCAACTCGAGATGTAATTGTTAG